Proteins found in one Planctomycetes bacterium MalM25 genomic segment:
- the yqaB gene encoding Fructose-1-phosphate phosphatase YqaB: MIELPAGTLGLVFDCDGTLVDSMPLHVLLWNECLAPHGVQVPKAFIDTHAGRPTDVIVEIINREHGLSIDPVAFEEEKEGRFRERIAEVGPIEPVVATARRWRGELPMAVVSGGVRENVVESLKAIDALDWFEVLLTASDPIAPKPAPDLFLAAADRIKVDPERCHAFEDADAGIDAARAAGMTVTDVREVPINQVAG, encoded by the coding sequence ATGATCGAATTGCCCGCCGGCACGCTCGGTTTGGTTTTTGATTGCGATGGCACGCTCGTCGACTCGATGCCGTTGCACGTCCTCCTCTGGAACGAGTGCCTGGCGCCCCACGGCGTGCAGGTCCCCAAGGCTTTCATCGATACCCACGCCGGCCGGCCCACCGACGTGATCGTCGAGATCATCAACCGCGAGCACGGTCTCTCGATCGACCCGGTTGCTTTCGAGGAGGAGAAGGAAGGCCGATTCCGCGAGCGGATCGCCGAGGTTGGTCCGATCGAACCAGTCGTCGCCACCGCGCGGCGTTGGCGGGGCGAGTTGCCGATGGCGGTGGTCTCGGGCGGCGTGCGCGAGAACGTCGTCGAGTCGTTGAAAGCGATCGACGCGCTCGATTGGTTTGAGGTCTTGCTCACCGCCAGCGATCCGATCGCCCCGAAGCCGGCGCCCGATCTGTTTCTGGCCGCAGCCGACCGGATCAAAGTGGATCCCGAGAGGTGCCACGCGTTCGAAGACGCCGACGCCGGGATCGATGCGGCCCGCGCCGCGGGGATGACGGTGACCGATGTGCGCGAAGTGCCAATCAATCAGGTTGCGGGCTAG
- the greA gene encoding Transcription elongation factor GreA, whose protein sequence is MSDIIPMTRIGYDKLRAELDVLENEKMPEVTKRIAEARAEGDLKENAEYHGARESQGMLQAKINLLKDKLSRAEIVDMSKLPKDEVVFGCTVTVKDLDFGDTEEFTLVGAGEEDFDDGKINVTSPLAQGLIGKKVGEKAEVEVPAGLNKFEILKIAFDEE, encoded by the coding sequence ATGTCTGACATCATCCCCATGACCCGCATCGGCTACGACAAGCTGCGGGCCGAGCTCGACGTGCTCGAGAACGAGAAGATGCCAGAAGTCACCAAGCGGATCGCCGAGGCCCGCGCCGAGGGTGACCTCAAGGAGAACGCCGAGTACCACGGCGCCCGCGAGTCGCAGGGCATGCTGCAGGCGAAGATCAACCTGCTGAAGGACAAGCTCAGCCGGGCGGAGATCGTCGATATGTCGAAGCTGCCGAAGGACGAAGTCGTCTTCGGCTGCACGGTCACCGTGAAGGACCTCGACTTCGGCGACACCGAGGAGTTCACCCTCGTTGGCGCCGGGGAGGAGGACTTCGACGACGGCAAGATCAACGTCACCAGCCCGCTCGCCCAGGGGCTGATCGGCAAGAAGGTTGGCGAGAAGGCCGAGGTCGAGGTGCCCGCGGGCCTCAACAAGTTCGAAATCCTGAAGATCGCGTTCGACGAAGAGTGA
- a CDS encoding Putative zinc ribbon domain protein, whose translation MSNVTAAALRELHRLHSQLSDLRGRLDRGPKTVAAHRASVAQMEADLTAAKNLVQSTRKAADAKQVDIKSQEDRISKWEGQLNSAKSNQEYQTLTEQIAAGRMAASVLEDETLELLARVDEEVAEVGRHQERLAAGQAELKKVETNIAATAETLRAEVTRLEGDLAEAEKQLPGDFKQDYRRVVTAKGPDGLAPFEDGVCQGCGQSTTLQMQDNLRQSKPVFCKSCGVLLYLPE comes from the coding sequence ATGTCGAATGTCACCGCCGCCGCCTTGCGCGAGCTGCACCGGCTGCACAGCCAATTGTCCGACCTGCGCGGACGCCTCGACCGGGGCCCGAAGACGGTCGCCGCCCACCGGGCGAGCGTGGCTCAGATGGAGGCCGACCTGACGGCCGCCAAGAACCTGGTCCAATCGACCCGCAAAGCGGCCGACGCCAAGCAAGTCGACATCAAGTCGCAGGAAGACCGCATCAGCAAGTGGGAGGGCCAGCTCAACAGCGCGAAGAGCAACCAGGAGTACCAGACACTCACCGAGCAGATCGCCGCCGGCCGGATGGCGGCGAGCGTCCTCGAGGACGAGACACTCGAGCTGCTGGCCCGCGTGGACGAGGAAGTCGCCGAAGTCGGCCGCCACCAAGAACGCCTCGCCGCCGGCCAGGCCGAACTGAAGAAGGTCGAGACGAACATCGCCGCCACCGCCGAGACGCTGCGCGCCGAAGTGACCCGCCTGGAGGGCGATCTGGCCGAGGCGGAGAAACAGCTGCCGGGCGACTTCAAGCAGGACTACCGCCGCGTGGTGACCGCGAAGGGCCCCGACGGCCTGGCGCCCTTCGAGGACGGCGTCTGCCAGGGCTGCGGCCAGTCGACCACCCTGCAAATGCAGGACAACCTCCGCCAGTCAAAACCGGTCTTTTGCAAGTCGTGCGGCGTGCTGCTGTACCTGCCGGAGTGA
- the sigA_3 gene encoding RNA polymerase sigma factor SigA, with amino-acid sequence MLPATQEESPLTLYTGPESEGPEVEGSVAEVETDATPEAPLEAERQPLVGPTGDFVSDGRPSRMEMPEGPPAGIPGGVDATLCRLSKLAKKQGYLLYDQVYDYLPDETYGVEQINALLSMVEGLGYELREPAGKKPRFLEPELSEGDRSALLRDGLPTSSSDPIRMYLSQMAEIPLLTREEEINLAKKIELTRKRFRRNLLRSFYALEATVKTLEKVQEGELPFDRTIKVSLTERLTKEQVSARMPHNLRTLRGMMEQQRADYAKQVDNRLTKDEKQEARTRYLRRRDKMLTLVEELSLRSKRVSPLIKDLEGFADRIDEVRRELADLKAAGAPTDKIHSVKAELLQITKRVLESPASLRRRAETARKQYREFENTKRELSSGNLRLVVSIAKKYRNRGLSFLDLIQEGNTGLMRAVDKYEYRRGFKFSTYATWWIRQAITRAIADQARTIRIPVHMIDVLTKLRNTAKKLQQELGREPTYEEISLASEVPLEETERVLDIGRHPVSLDRPVGDGDDCSFGDFVEDHATDNPSKLANNGLLRERIEELLKTLTFREREIIRLRYGLADGYSYTLEEVGRIFKVTRERVRQIEAKAVAKLQNPVRSGMLSSFVPEAPEGFEIETASDDGDQSLPVAA; translated from the coding sequence ATGCTGCCCGCGACCCAAGAAGAGAGCCCGCTTACCCTCTACACGGGCCCCGAATCCGAGGGCCCCGAAGTCGAGGGCTCCGTGGCCGAGGTCGAGACCGACGCCACCCCCGAGGCGCCGCTCGAAGCGGAACGCCAGCCGCTGGTCGGCCCGACCGGCGATTTCGTCAGCGACGGACGCCCCTCCCGCATGGAGATGCCCGAAGGCCCCCCGGCCGGCATCCCGGGCGGCGTCGACGCCACGCTCTGCCGCCTCTCCAAGCTCGCCAAGAAGCAGGGCTACCTCCTCTACGATCAGGTCTACGATTACCTGCCCGACGAGACCTACGGCGTCGAGCAGATCAACGCCCTCTTGTCGATGGTCGAGGGGCTCGGTTACGAGCTCCGCGAGCCGGCCGGCAAGAAGCCGCGGTTCCTCGAGCCCGAACTGAGCGAGGGCGACCGCTCCGCCCTGCTGCGAGACGGCCTGCCGACCTCGTCAAGCGACCCGATCCGCATGTACCTCTCGCAGATGGCGGAGATCCCGCTGCTCACGCGTGAGGAAGAGATCAACCTCGCCAAGAAGATCGAGCTGACCCGCAAGCGTTTCCGCCGCAACCTGCTCCGCTCGTTCTACGCGTTGGAGGCGACGGTCAAGACGCTCGAGAAGGTGCAGGAGGGCGAGCTGCCGTTCGACCGCACCATCAAGGTGTCGCTCACCGAACGCCTGACGAAGGAACAAGTCTCTGCCCGCATGCCGCACAACCTGCGGACGCTGCGGGGGATGATGGAGCAACAGCGTGCTGATTACGCGAAGCAAGTCGATAACCGCCTCACTAAGGACGAGAAGCAAGAGGCTCGCACTCGCTACCTCCGCCGCCGCGATAAGATGCTGACGCTCGTCGAGGAACTGAGCCTCCGCAGCAAGCGGGTCAGCCCGCTGATCAAGGACCTGGAAGGGTTCGCTGACCGCATCGATGAGGTTCGACGTGAGCTGGCCGATTTGAAGGCCGCCGGGGCTCCGACCGATAAGATCCACTCGGTGAAGGCGGAGCTGCTGCAGATCACCAAGCGGGTGCTGGAGAGCCCCGCGAGCCTCCGCCGACGGGCGGAGACGGCCCGCAAGCAGTACCGTGAGTTCGAGAACACGAAGCGTGAACTCTCCAGCGGAAACCTGCGGCTGGTGGTGTCGATCGCCAAGAAGTACCGCAACCGCGGCCTCTCGTTCCTCGACCTGATCCAGGAGGGCAACACGGGCCTGATGCGGGCGGTCGACAAGTACGAGTACCGCCGCGGCTTCAAGTTCAGCACGTACGCCACGTGGTGGATCCGTCAGGCGATCACGCGGGCGATCGCGGATCAGGCCCGCACGATCCGCATCCCGGTCCACATGATCGACGTGCTCACCAAGCTGCGGAACACGGCGAAGAAGCTGCAGCAGGAGCTGGGCCGCGAGCCGACGTACGAGGAGATCTCGCTCGCGTCGGAGGTGCCGCTCGAGGAGACCGAGCGCGTGCTCGACATCGGCCGCCACCCGGTGAGCCTCGACCGCCCCGTGGGCGACGGCGACGACTGCTCGTTCGGCGACTTCGTCGAGGACCACGCGACCGACAACCCGTCGAAGCTGGCCAACAACGGCTTGCTGCGTGAGCGGATCGAGGAACTGCTCAAGACCCTCACCTTCCGCGAACGCGAAATCATCCGCCTCCGCTACGGTCTGGCGGACGGCTACAGCTACACGCTGGAAGAGGTCGGCCGCATCTTCAAGGTGACCCGCGAGCGGGTCCGCCAGATCGAGGCCAAGGCGGTCGCCAAGCTGCAGAACCCGGTCCGCAGTGGCATGCTCTCCAGCTTCGTCCCCGAGGCGCCCGAGGGCTTCGAGATCGAAACGGCGAGCGACGACGGCGACCAGTCGCTGCCCGTGGCCGCCTGA
- the dnaG gene encoding DNA primase produces the protein MNSNPGNPGPIRSDDAKEIVRQATDIVDLAGSYLQLRRQGRGYVSLCPWHDDSKPSLQINPERQSFKCWPCDIGGDVFSFLMRMENLDFREALEQLADRAGIDLAPAHAGPRAEPGSPGDKKTLLAAMAWAEERYHQCLQEAQHAQPARDYLVERGVSAESINRFRIGFAPTGWDWLLKQGPSAGYSPAVLERVNLIASRQSGDGWYDQFRGRLLFPIRDVRSRPVAIGGRVLPELAKREQRDGYTPAKYVNSSETPVYSKSNTLYALDQARDAIAKKDELVVVEGYTDVIACHQAGVQNVVACCGTAMGEGHLKLVRRFTDRLVLVLDGDEAGRKRASELLKMFIAYPIDLRILTLPDGLDPCDFVASHGGDKFADLVSRAPDALEHELQSVTDGMVLSADNTHAASRAVEQVLTTLAKTNAALGEADSTAVLREQSVVGRLSRHFHLPEENLRGRLRDLRRAASQKPLVAPAYNVEPEQPVARRQRASELPVWEREALELMLADQAFAQRLIEELGEIDFSSASARELFVLFRRVAESGPATYDRLMLALEPHRQTLLVELDEMGSARAKSNPEQRLKDLLQSRDRRQEGAERGQRISAVQKGELREGEADEAVAALFASRKRREAGSPSTDG, from the coding sequence GTGAACTCGAACCCCGGGAATCCCGGCCCGATCCGGTCGGACGACGCCAAGGAGATCGTCCGCCAGGCGACCGACATCGTCGATCTGGCGGGCAGCTACCTGCAACTGCGGCGGCAAGGCCGCGGTTATGTCTCCCTATGTCCTTGGCACGATGACTCGAAGCCGAGCCTGCAGATCAACCCCGAGCGCCAGTCGTTCAAGTGTTGGCCATGCGATATTGGCGGCGACGTCTTCTCCTTCCTCATGCGGATGGAGAACCTCGATTTCCGCGAAGCGCTCGAGCAGCTCGCCGACCGAGCGGGCATCGACCTGGCGCCAGCGCACGCCGGCCCGCGGGCCGAGCCCGGCTCGCCCGGCGACAAGAAGACGCTGCTCGCCGCCATGGCGTGGGCCGAGGAGCGTTACCACCAGTGCCTCCAGGAGGCTCAGCACGCGCAGCCCGCGCGCGACTACCTCGTGGAACGCGGCGTCTCGGCGGAATCGATCAATCGGTTCCGCATCGGTTTCGCCCCCACGGGCTGGGACTGGCTGCTGAAGCAGGGCCCCTCGGCGGGCTACTCGCCCGCGGTGCTGGAACGCGTGAACCTGATCGCCTCGCGCCAGTCGGGCGACGGCTGGTACGACCAGTTCCGCGGGCGGCTGCTCTTCCCGATCCGCGACGTGCGGTCTCGGCCGGTCGCGATCGGCGGGCGGGTGCTGCCGGAGCTAGCAAAGCGTGAGCAACGCGACGGTTACACGCCCGCCAAGTACGTGAACTCGTCGGAGACGCCCGTCTACTCGAAGAGCAACACGCTGTACGCGCTCGACCAGGCGCGCGACGCGATCGCCAAGAAGGACGAGCTGGTCGTCGTGGAAGGCTACACCGACGTGATCGCCTGCCACCAAGCGGGCGTGCAGAACGTGGTCGCCTGCTGCGGCACGGCGATGGGCGAGGGGCACCTGAAGCTGGTCCGACGGTTCACCGATCGCCTGGTGCTGGTGCTCGACGGGGACGAGGCGGGACGCAAGCGTGCTAGCGAGCTGCTCAAAATGTTTATCGCTTATCCGATCGATCTGCGGATTCTGACCTTGCCTGACGGACTCGATCCGTGTGATTTTGTAGCGTCGCATGGAGGCGACAAGTTCGCGGACCTGGTCAGCCGGGCCCCGGATGCACTCGAACATGAACTGCAGAGCGTGACCGACGGAATGGTCCTCTCGGCCGACAACACGCACGCCGCTTCGCGGGCCGTTGAGCAAGTGCTCACGACCCTCGCGAAGACGAACGCCGCCCTGGGCGAGGCGGACAGCACCGCCGTGCTGCGCGAGCAGTCGGTGGTCGGCCGGTTGTCGCGTCACTTCCACCTGCCGGAAGAGAACCTCCGCGGGCGTCTCCGCGACCTGCGTCGGGCCGCCAGCCAGAAGCCGCTAGTCGCGCCGGCTTACAACGTAGAGCCCGAACAACCGGTCGCCCGCCGCCAGCGGGCGAGCGAGCTGCCCGTTTGGGAACGCGAGGCGCTCGAGCTGATGCTCGCCGACCAGGCGTTCGCTCAACGGCTGATCGAGGAGCTGGGCGAGATCGACTTCTCGTCGGCCTCCGCCCGCGAGCTGTTCGTCCTGTTCCGCCGGGTCGCCGAGAGCGGTCCGGCCACGTACGACCGACTCATGCTCGCGTTGGAGCCGCACCGGCAGACGCTGCTGGTCGAGCTCGACGAGATGGGCTCCGCCCGGGCGAAGAGCAACCCCGAACAACGACTCAAGGATTTGCTGCAGAGCCGCGACCGACGCCAGGAGGGCGCCGAGCGTGGCCAACGGATCTCCGCCGTTCAAAAAGGAGAGCTACGCGAAGGCGAAGCGGACGAGGCGGTCGCCGCCCTGTTCGCTTCGCGCAAACGCCGCGAGGCTGGTTCCCCGTCCACGGATGGATAG